Proteins co-encoded in one Xiphophorus hellerii strain 12219 chromosome 10, Xiphophorus_hellerii-4.1, whole genome shotgun sequence genomic window:
- the LOC116726956 gene encoding cGMP-dependent protein kinase 1-like isoform X2, whose protein sequence is MRELLPVPVRRQRERLPSLPSTPSHSFPITSFSIHTSKKFPFFRVVKCCRYEAENAFFSSLKLNDFNIIDTLGVGGFGRVELVQLKNEEAKTFAMKILKKRHIVDTRQQEHIRAEKHIMTEAHSDFIVRLYRTFKDSKYLYMLLEACLGGELWTILRDKGSFDDSTTRFYTGCVVEAFAYLHAKGIIYRDLKPENLILDSRGYAKLVDFGFAKKIGFCKKTWTFCGTPEYVAPEIILNKGHDVSADYWSLGILMYELLTGSPPFSGPDPMKTYNIILKGIDMVEFPKKITKNAANLIKKLCRDSPSERLGNLKNGVKDIQKHKWFEGFNWEGLKKGTLSPPITPKVSSPIDTSNFDSFPEDTDEPPPDDNSGWDYDF, encoded by the exons ATGAGAGAGTTGCTTCCTGTCCCAGTGAGGCGGCAGCGGGAGCGTCTCCCCAGTCTTCCTTCTACCCCCTCTCACTCCTTCCCCATCACTTCCTTCTCCATCCACACTTCCAAGAAGTTTCCATTTTTTCGCGTGGTAAAATGCTGCAG GTACGAAGCTGAGAATGCCTTCTTCTCCAGCCTAAAGCTCAATGACTTCAACATCATTGATACTCTGGGAGTTGGAGGCTTTGGAAGAGTTGAGCTG GTGCAGCTGAAGAACGAGGAGGCTAAAACGTTCGCCATGAAGATCCTGAAGAAGCGTCACATCGTGGACACGAGGCAGCAGGAGCACATCCGTGCAGAGAAACATATCATGACCGAAGCACACTCAGACTTCATTGTCAG GTTGTACCGGACGTTTAAAGacagtaaatatttatacaTGCTGTTGGAGGCGTGTCTGGGTGGAGAGCTGTGGACCATACTGAGAGACAA AGGTTCGTTTGATGACTCCACCACTAGGTTCTACACTGGCTGCGTGGTTGAAGCATTCGCTTACTTGCATGCCAAAGGCATCATCTACAGAGACCTGAAACCTGAGAACCTGATCCTGGACAGCCGAGGATATGCTAAGCTG GTGGATTTTGGTTTTGCAAAGAAGATTGGATTCTGCAAGAAAACATGGACGTTCTGTGGGACGCCGGAATACGTTGCTCCAGAGATCATTTTGAATAAGGGCCATGACGTGTCGGCTGACTACTGGTCTCTGGGGATCCTGATGTATGAGCTACTGACTGGCAG TCCTCCGTTCTCAGGTCCAGATCCGATGAAAACGTACAACATCATACTGAAAGGCATTGACATGGTTGAGTTCCCCAAGAAGATCACCAAGAATGCTGCCAACCTCATCAAGAAGCTCTGCAG GGATAGTCCATCGGAGAGACtaggaaatctgaaaaatggAGTGAAGGACATCCAGAAGCACAA GTGGTTCGAAGGATTCAACTGGGAAGGACTGAAGAAAGGAACACTAAGTCCACCCATCACACCCAAG GTGTCCTCTCCAATCGACACCAGTAACTTTGACAGTTTTCCAGAAGACACGGACGAGCCGCCGCCCGATGATAACTCAGGATGGGACTATGACTTCTAA